From the genome of Glycine soja cultivar W05 chromosome 14, ASM419377v2, whole genome shotgun sequence:
tATGCTTAAgagcccatgttctgcatttttttaaaattatgtccaacacattaatgatgtttgtgactcattttttctatagtttgaacgTCAGAGAAtccaacaaaaattatttagtgcaccagttccatcgactaacacctcaaaatacaagtacaaaataaaaaaaaaactatgatttggacccttgcaactatgcttaagagcccatgttctgcatttttttaaaattatgtccaacacattaatgatgtttgtgactcattttttctatattttgaacgtcaaagaatccaaaaaaaattatttcgtgcaccagttccatcgactaacacctcaaaatacaagtacaaaatcaaaaaaactatgatttggacccttgcaactatgcttaagagcccatgttctgcatttttttaaaattatgttcaacacattaatgatgtttgtgactcattttttctatagtttgaacgtcaaagaatccaaaaaaaattattttgtgcaccagttccatcgactaacacctcaaaatacaagtacaaaatcaaaaaaactatgatttggacccttgcaactatgcttaagagcccatgttctgcatttttttaaaattatgtccaacacattaatgatgtttatgactcattttttctatagtttgaatgtcaaagaatctaaaaaaaattattttgtgcaccagttccatcgactaacacctcaaaatacaagtacaaaatcaaaaaaattatgatttggacccttgcaactatgcttaagagcccatgttctgcatttctttaaaattatgtccaacacattaatgatgtgTGTGCCTCATAttttctatagtttgaacgtcagagaatccaaaaaaaattattttgtgcaccagttccatcgactaacacctcaaaatacaagtactaaatcaaaaaaaattatgatttgaaCACTTTTTCCATAATAATAACGtcaaaaacttcaaaaaaataatattcgtGACACACTGCAATTttcacaaatcaattttttttactctgaaattataatggacttctGCTGCATCAATTATCAGGGATAAATCACAgtcgaaattgacaacactcgaCAATTTCTATaggtctctaaaaaaatatctcACCAGTAAAACTTACATGACATGCactactcaattttttttcactctgcTAATTATAATGGACTTATACtccatcaattaccagagataaATCACAGttaaaattgacaacactcagCAATTTacacacgtctctaaaaaaataaatgtcgcACTAGTAAAACAGACATGACATggacaactcaatttttttcactctgataattataatgGACTTCTACTCCATCAATTACCAGGGATAAATCACAGatgaaattgacaacactcggcAATTTTCACacatctctaaaaaaattaatgtcgcACCAGTAAAACTGACATGACGTGGACAACTCAGTTTTTTTTCACTCAGTTGTTTTTTTCACTCAACAATTTGCACATTATGGACCCTTGTAAATATGCTTAAGTGTTCATTTACTCGTTCATCTAAATGCACAGTTAACTAGTGACTCACTCAATTATAaccaaattctataaataccacTACAGCTAAAGACATTcgtaacaatttcaaattttcatctcaATCCCTACCACAATATGTCACCTAACTGcatatgtttgtgtttactACGACGGCCAAATTTGCAATACTAATGAGGGCACCACCTTCGTTAGTAACAACACAAAAACTTTCATGGTCGACAAGGTCATAACCTTTACACAATTGCTTGAACTTGTTCACCAAAAACTAAACATTGACCCAaaacaacatatccaacatcTCCATTTTCGGTGCCCTATATTTGAGTCAGGACAACGTTATATGTACACATCTTTTATTCTGCGAGATGATGCTGATGTTCGacaaatgttcaacattttttacaataaccCATCACTACCATTTGTGGAGTTATTTGCCATAATCTGTCACAATAATGACCCACCAGGCAaccaacatggctcaacctctaaTCTTGAGGACTTAGGTGAATACGAGACTTGTTGGCTCAAAAACCATGATAGTGATACAGACTCCTCTTCCGGGCCCGAAGGAAGTAACCTGTCTCCATCCCACGAACCTATATTTCTTCTTTGAGATTTTCATGTAATGTCTTATGTCTGTCTTCAGTTATCACTTTacgtattgaaataatttttcctttaaatttaaattagcaaTTTTCAGTTTACCCACTTTTACTGCAGTAGTTGACATGGTAACATAACTgtcaaaattcacaatactttgTCATTTACACTACactgtttttaaaaattcaatgtcTCATCGacaaaactgacatgaaatggacaactcataatctctttatTCACTCTAAAAATAACTATGGACGTTTGCTGCTTTAATTACAAGGAAAAAATCACAATCCAAATTGACAATACTCTGCAATTTGCATACGTCTCTAagaattaaatgtctcacctgCAAAACTGTcatgaaatggacaactcataatctctttatTCACTCTGAAAATAACTATGGACGTTTGCTGCTTTAATTACAAGGGAAAAATCACAATCCAAATTGACAATACTCTGCAATTTGCAAAcgtctctaaaaattaaatgtctcacctgCAAAACTGTCATGAAATGGACAGCCCGTCATCTCTTTATTCACTCTGAAATTCATCATGAACGTCTGTTGCTTTAATTACATGGGAAAAATCACAGTCCAAAATAACAACACTCTGCATTATGAGCtgtccatttcatgtcagttttacaagtgatacatttaatttttagagacgtgtgcaaaactgacatgagatggacaactcataatctctttgttCACTCTGAAATTATAATGGACGTCTGCTACATCACTTACTAGGGAAAAAGAAACATTGGATTCCAATACACATCAACGTGACAGAATACtcatacaactataaataacacaacACAGACACAATACAAACACACAATCTCACACAACATAATTTCACAAACCAAATTCAATCTTATTACTATGTCAttttgggagaaacaagcagtcaGACCATTACTAACTCCAGATTagctttcatttttccaaatggatcaatcaGTTACAACCAAactggtgtttattttcaaagtcttATTCCAACACCAATGCGAGTTCCTAACAACTGTTCTTTTGATACACTCAAGCGTAGAATGCACAACACCCTTCAACTAACCAACGATCAATTACTGGATGAAATCTACTACCGACAGCCATTCATAGATGCaggtcaacaatatttttttcaatctttacaattgaaaaatgatgatgatgtttacacaatgttaatgtgcaatgaccaatactcgtgtgttggccctatagaattattatgtaccattATTAGAACACCGGATGCTATACTCAATCTGCTTCAATCAATCATcactcctactcatgatgcaatTATGTATTACAACGGGAAGTGGAACATACCACGTCAAGGTGAGTTTTTGGGTTACTCCTTTACTGGAACTAATCCAATAAGATTTGACATTCCTTCGGGATGTGGCATGGAGAAACTCAAGGATTTAATCAAACAAGTTGCACCTACAGGGGTTCCCCCTAATGGAATTCACGGATCACAATTGGTTAGACGATTATTCTTTCGACAACCAGGTCATTCTAAGTATTCCgaaaatttgattgaatatgacataacagaattgaaaaatgatgaagacGTGCTAAAAGTGTTAGCACAATCCAACTATTGGAAACGATTCTGCACAATAGAAATTTTGGCTATTTTTAGCAAACCAGTAATCTAAATAGAAGAAGACATGTATTCTGCACAACATATCTCATATCCTCATTAGTTTTGTTATGTTTGCATTGtaagtgtaatttttaatatgtttcattATTGTCGAGTATCATTTCAATGACTGTAATTTGAGTATTTTGTCTATGACTGAtttgtcatatatttttttgtggtgtttttttactgtattttaatactactaactaattttattattttttaattacaaaaacatacaaaaattaacaaaatataaatttaactacacaattacatataacataaataaaaaattatactctaattttatccaattttatatttttctttatatgtatatttctctttacaaaaaattataaaataatattacataaattaatttaataaataaataattttcaaatcaattaaaaataattttatataatataattaaattaaaaattttaaaattcagattattatacaaaataaatatttactaaaataaatatattattatacaaaattcagattttaaaacatatattcaccaaaaaatatcttaaataatttaaataatataacaaaaacacttaaatttaataatatcattttcttaataacaaaattaaattataaaataatattacataaactaatttaataaataaataattttcaaattatttaaaaataattttatataatataatatttaattttaacaatataaaaacttttttatataaaaaaaatagaagaacgGAAGTCGGGGTGTGAAAACCAGACTCCGGTGAAGTGGTCAAAACAGGTGTACTTTGGGAATAAAAGGCCAAAGTAGTGTATTTTAGGAAAAGAATGGAGAGAGAATAtgtaatttggtaaaaaaaccCATCTTCTTGCCTATAAATAGACCCAAATAATGTGAGGTTCCATACTCCAAAATCCACATCTAGCAGCAAATTATGGAATCCCATGATGAAGAGCATGCTGCCAAACTACTTAGAGCTCAAACCCACATATGGAATCACATATTTAGCTTCATAAACTCCATGTCCCTTAAATGTGTGGTTGACTTAGGCATACCAGATATCATACACAACTATGGCCAACCCATGCCACTCTCAAACCTCATTGCTTCACTACCAATCCACCCATCCAAAACTTGCTTCGTCCATCGCTTGATGCGAATCATGATCCATTCTGGCTTCTTCTCTTTACAAAATCATGACTTGGAGAATGAGCTAGAAGCCAAGTATGTGCTAACCGATGCATCTGTACTACTGCTTAAGAACCATCCGATGAGTGTGACACCTTTCTTGCATGCCATGCTTGATCCAATTTCGACAAATCCATGGAATCAATTTTCTACTTGGTTCAAAAATGGTGACCCTACACCATTTGAAACGGCACATGGGAAGATGTTTTGGGATTATGCTGGCGCTGATCCGAAACTTAATCACTTGTTCAATGATGCCATGGCAAGTGATGCTCGATTTGTCACTAGTTTGGTGATTGAGAAATGTAAGGGAGTGTTCATGGGATTGGAGTCATTGGTTGATGTTGGGGGAGGCACAGGGACCATGGCAAAAGCCATTGCTAAATCATTCCCTCGGGTGGAATGCATTGTGTTTGATCTACCACATGTTGTTTCTGGCTTGAAAGGAAGTGAGAACCTTAAATATGTTGCAGGGGACATGTTTGAGGCAATTCCTCCAGCTGATGCCATTTTGTTAAAGGTAAATCACTATTCACATTCAGAATACAATTTTACATTCATACCATTAACACCCAGTTTTTATACTTGAGTGAtgtcaaattttaaagaattaaagcAAATAATTGAtcgattggaaaaaaaaatgaacgattttatgatcattgatcacttgaaataacttcaaatatatatatgtatattgttCACTAAGCTAGTAAGCTAGCACCAGCTAGTAGTCCAACTACATATCTGCCACTATCATACCAAATCAGACCAACTAAGTGGTCTATATGGCTTGTAATAATTAGTACTAGTTTACTAAGTGGGTACGTAAAGTAACTAGCATATGATTATTTGAAAAGTAAATCTCTGCTCATATTctagaaaaaatagttatagatctcttcaaatttgacttttcttttttctgaagTATTGACTATATGTTGCGGTTAAAAACATTACATGATGTGCCAATTCATTCTACCAAGCTTAATATGAATGCAAGTCAATATTTTATGATTCTGATCGGTGTGttactttgaatgacaaagcaGTGGATATTGCATGACTGGAATGATGAGGAGTGTGTGGACATATTGAAGAAATGCAAAGAGGCCATAACGAGGAAAGGCAAAGAAGGGAAGGTGATCATCATAGACATGGTGGTGGAGAATGAGAAGAGAGATGATGAATCAGTTGAAACACAGCTCTTCTTTGATATGCTGATGATGGTGTTGGTCACtggaaaagagagaagcaaGAAAGAATGGGCTAAGTTGATTTCCTCTGCTGGTTATAACAACTACAAGATAACTCCAGTCTTGGGCTTAAGGTCTCTCATTGAGATCTATCCATAGTAAGTTAATGAGATGTGCCAGCACTCTATCATTCATATATGTTAGGGCTATAATTTTTCTGTTTCGATTCATGAGTGAATGTTGGATAAGTAACAATAGCAATAGACTGAACTCTCTTCATCATAGTTGTGTTGTTGGAACAGTACTgtcaagaaaggaaaaaaaaaaaagatctgaGGAAAAGTATAGTTTGCGTGGTATATATAGcaggtgaagaagaaaaggaacacGTGGTTAAAGAGCACAGTGAGAGTTTAGCAATTACTCTTTTTTTGGTAACTGAATTTGCCTTGTATTAGATTTGGGAAGAACTAAGTTTGTGAGAGTTGTTATTGAATAAGATTGTTTCTAAAGGGTTTGATAAAGGTATAATGGTTTATCTAAATACATTtctctattttaatattttaagttcTTAATGATGTGATTATGTGTCATGTCAATAAAGATACATCATTAATCTCATCTTAATAATAATGTCATTTTCGGCAAATTTCCCCATCTGGGGtacttttaaaaagtatttcccCAGATGGattcttttgcttttatttCCGGCAGGGGGCACTTTTGTACGTGAATAGTGTGCCATGCAGGATCCAAACCGCCATTGCCAATGGCGAGTTTGGTGTCACTGAGCAAGTCGCTAATGGCACTGGCGATACGTGCCTAAACCGCCATTACAGCTGGCGATTTGTACAATCCATAGGGAACCGCCAGTCAAATTGGCGAGTTCCATGGTCTGACGGCAGCTACGCCTTTTCCAGTTGCTAGGTTGCAGGAGGTAACAGGTTGCAGGAGCTTTAAAGGGGAGTTGCAACTGCCATTGGCGAGTTGCCTGGAAGTTGCAACTCCCATTGGCGATTTAGGGCACAAAATAGCCATCACCAGTGGCGATTTTATGCTTATATATACGTTTCAGCTGTATGTTTTCTGAATGCATAAGGAGTAGCAGAAATAGCTTAGACGAAGAAAGGCTTTGAGTTTTCTGAATGCACAAAGGAGTTTTGAGTTTTTTGAGTGTTTAGGGTATAGTTTTTGAGTTTTCTGAGTGCTTAAATTTCTGTCAGTGCAGGCTTTGAGTAAATTACCATAacacaaataaacttaaaatactacctaaaataatctacaaataacaaaattaaaaattaaatagctacaaaaatttaaataaattatcatattaaaatacataataaaattataaattgttacacgtacataaattttacacaaaaaaaactttatttactaactaaaatactctatacataacaaatttaaatattaaaatacgtacataaataaatttaattaaatgaccatatttttttttacaattattaaaatttaaattaaataacaaatattatacataaaaaaatggtattaaatcaaaaaaatttcatggaaaaaaaaatttaaagaacgtatatataaaattaataaagtatcatatatttcaataaaaactataattcaataaactaaataatattcacattctaactaaaattaacgtacaaataattttatcacaaataataacatacaaattttaaaaatcttaacaaaattatattaataaatcactaacgtacaaataataatataccaactaaatcatatttaaacatactacttaaattttaaaagttttaccaTACATCAACAAACTTAGCATatctaaaacaattaataaaactaacctaacctaacaattaataaaactaacCTAACCTAACTTACCATatctataattaatttacaaaattataaataaattatattatcaaattaactaaaactaacctaactaatattatcaaaattatatttataaatcaactaaaactagcctaactaatattcttaaaattatatttataaatcaactaaaactaaccaaactaatattatcaaaattatatttataaatcaactaaaactaacctaactaatattcttaaaattatatttataaatgaactaaaactaacctaacATAAACCTAACCTaaacaatattaatatgttaactgaaattattttaacacatgtatatataacagaaaaatatagggcaaacaacattaaaaaaaaattaacttaccgGAAGCGCGTATTAAGAATAGCAATCCAAAGCACGTATGGAGAATACACAGTGTAGTGTTAGGACAGCGGAAGTAAGATTCAAAACTTCACCTACAATAGGTAAAAAATTTCTCAATTAAAactgaaatataaattaaacttaacttaatatatataacacaaaaaattttaaaattttcagttAACATAATACTTACAAAAACACCTAATACcaacagaagaagaaacaatgcAATGGAAGCTCAATATCTCGTGTGAGGAAGATAAGCAGAAGAAGATAACCAATGAGGAAGataagcagaagaagaagaagaagaaagcatgcataagaagaagaagaaagcatgCATACGAAGCATGCATATCTCgcgttttataaaaaaaattttgaatCCCTGCACCTGCAAATCGCCTGCACCAATGGCGATTTCCTCTCTGCAAATCGCCTGCAACAATGGCGATTTCCTCTCTGCTGCACTGCCATGGCAGGAACTAGGCCTGCTGCCCTCAGTTATTggaactcgccagtttgactaGCGGTTCCCTATGGCTTGTGCATATCGCCAGCTCTAATGGCGGTTTAGGCACGTATCGCCAGTGCCATTAGCGACTTGCTCAGTGACACCAAACTCGCCATTGCCAATGGCGGTTTGGGTCCTGCATGGCACGCTGTTCACGTACAAAAGTGCCCCCTGCCGGAAATAAAAGCAAAAGAACCCCATCTGgggaaatactttttaaaagtaCCCCAGATGGGGAAATTTGCCGTCATTTTCACAATGAAATTAATGagactaaaataatataaaaagaattttatgaaaacttaaaatagataaaataaatattacagaaactaaaaatgaaaagaaattataagaattaaaaaaaagaatttgcttaTGTCTTCAAATGTCACTTAaagttgattatattttttattttaaatattgggttggacaaaaatatcattatattcATGTTACGAATAAATAAAGCAAAACATAGTGGTCAAAAAATATAGCAAGTTAAAtcctataatttttcttttggatGAAGTATGAATATAAAAAGTAAGAGACAACAAAGTTGAAGACATCATCAaagaatttttcataaatttttctATGATGACTTAAGGATAAAAATCTCATATTTGACTTTAAAACACTTGAACACATATCCTAATTAGCTAAAGTATCAATCACATGATTAGAATCATGTGACATATTGCAAGTAACAAAGTTCAAATGTTTCTCATTAACGctattgaataaaataagattagttgaaatttatttgtatttgaaGTTAAGACacagatatatttttttgcttgCATTCGAAATCAAAGAAAGCAAGTTCATCTAAACGCTTAATGAAAATGGTTGGAGGTAGACAGAGGTGAATGCACTTATAAGCTTGTTCTCCGAGTATGAATTTTTATACTTGAATATAATACTCCTATTCATGTGGGCATAGATGCAAAAGTTTGAGATGAGGAAGGTCACAAGCTTGGATAGGTTTGGAAGATAAATGGTTTGTgagaatatataaatactaaagtAAAACTTATTATTGGAAGCCAGTTGAAGGATTGGCGTCGGAGTAGTTAGTGCGATAGAAATAAATGCTATTATTGGAGGACGGTCGAAGGATTATCGTACGTGGGGCTAGTTATTCCAGTGGGAATAAATGctaaattaaaacattattgGAAGACAGTTGAAGGATTGACGTCGTAGTAGTTAGTACGGTGGGAATAAATGCTATTATTGGAGGACAGTTGAAGGATTAGTGTACGTGGGACTAGTTATTGCGGTGGgaataaatgttaaattaaaacatattattgGAAGACAGTTGAAGGATTGGCCTCGGAGTAGTTAGTGCGGTGGGAATAAATGCTATTATTCTTATCATAATAATATTGTCATGCAAACAATGAAATTAatgagactaaaataaaataaaaataattttatgagacttaaa
Proteins encoded in this window:
- the LOC114383377 gene encoding probable O-methyltransferase 3, producing the protein MESHDEEHAAKLLRAQTHIWNHIFSFINSMSLKCVVDLGIPDIIHNYGQPMPLSNLIASLPIHPSKTCFVHRLMRIMIHSGFFSLQNHDLENELEAKYVLTDASVLLLKNHPMSVTPFLHAMLDPISTNPWNQFSTWFKNGDPTPFETAHGKMFWDYAGADPKLNHLFNDAMASDARFVTSLVIEKCKGVFMGLESLVDVGGGTGTMAKAIAKSFPRVECIVFDLPHVVSGLKGSENLKYVAGDMFEAIPPADAILLKWILHDWNDEECVDILKKCKEAITRKGKEGKVIIIDMVVENEKRDDESVETQLFFDMLMMVLVTGKERSKKEWAKLISSAGYNNYKITPVLGLRSLIEIYP